GAATTAGTAAGCGAAATGGAAGCTGAActttttaatttttcactatttTTTACTTAGCGCTGCAAACTCTAAAACGACTTTGGACTTGCTTCCTCTCTCTTTTACGTCTCTGTTCGAGTGATAAAACAATTACTTTGCCAACTACCCCTTTGAATATATACACCAGATTGGAACACAAACATGGGTTTGTTATCTCAGGGTACTCCTCTCTCCTGGATGGAGTCCCGAAAATATAATGAGCACGTTCGTGATAACGGTGTCGAGCAATTGATCAATTGCTTCAGAGCCGCTAAGGATCGTAGCCAAGATCCTTTTCTTTGGGGTGACGAGATCGAATATCAAATGATTCgtattgatgatgatgctaaAAGTGCCAAACTTGCACTCGATGAGACTGAGGTGCTAATTAATTTGGCTGAAAATGGTAAGGGTCGTTCTAATTCTGTGAATCATGGAGTGCTTTTCCACCCAGAGTACGGAAGATTTATGTTGGAAGCCACTCCTCTAAAGCCATatgatggaagaaaacTATCTGATTATTCCTATGTCGAGCAGAACATGGCCGTGAGAAGGGACGTTGCGAGAAGTGAGATGTCTGATCGTAAGGTCTATCCAATTACCCTGACTGCATTTCCAAACATGGGATGTGGTGATTTCACGTATCCTAAGGCCACTACCAACGGTCCCGCATCACAGTCTTTGTTTTTGCCTGATGAGATTATCAACAAGCACGTGAGATTCCCAACCTTAACAGCCAATATTAGAATTAGGCGTGGCCAGAAGGTCGACATTAACATCCCTCTGTATCGAGACGTCAACACGGTACTTGATCAGATTGATCCAACTATTCCTAAGAGAGACTTATTTCCGTGCGACGCTGAACCTTTCCTTGGAGCTGCCAAACCGGGTCACATTTATATGGATTCTATGGGCTTTGGCATGGGCTGTTGCTGCCTTCAGGTCACTATGCAGCCATCCGATATCTACGAAGCTCGGTTTGTGTATGATTCCTTCGTAAATATCTCCCCGGCTCTTCTATCGCTAACATCTGCTACTCCTATTCTTAGAGGCCATTTAGCCGACCAGGATGTTCGTTGGAACGTGATCTCTGGTGCCGTAGATGATAGAGCTCCTGACGAGAGAGGTGTGGCTGCATTGAACGGCCACAATCCAAGAGGCGGAATTGCGGATGACGTCAAGTTGCAAAGAATTCCAAAGTCTAGGTATGATTCCGTTGACCAGTATTTGGGAGATCTTAGAAAAGATTCTTGCAAAACTGACGACCCCCAATACACCTACTATAGTTCTTCgttcaacaacatcaatTCTCCAATAAACTCTAAAGTGTACAAGAATCTTTTGGATAATGGCTTTGACCAGCAGTTGGCCTTGCATTTCGCCCACTTGTACATCCGTGATCCATTGGTGATATTTGCCGAGAAGATCAACCAAGATAACACCAAGGAGACAGATCACTTCGAGAACATCCAATCTACAAATTGGCAGACCCTGAGGTTTAAACCTCCGACGCAGGAGGCTGTTCCTGGAAATAGTTCTGTTCCTGGTTGGAGGGTCGAAGTTAGACCAATGGAGATTTCGATTACGGATTTCGAAAATGCTGCATTTGGTGTTTTCACCATCCTTCTTGCTAGAGCTATCATCAAGTATAAGCCAAATTTCTACATTCCGATGACTAAGGTGGAGAAGAACATGAGAGTGGCCCATACGCGGGATTCTATAACGGAGGGCCGGTTCTCTTTCAGAACCAATGGTTGGCATGGACAATCGCAGCCTGGCAAATACGCAGAACTCTCGCTTGATCAACTCTTCAACGGCTATCAAGACTTTGAGGGCTTGATTCCTATAACAAGGAAATATATTCATGAAACGTTCCAAGCATCCAGTGCAAAAGACCAAGACGATCTCGAACAGGTCGAGGTATATTTCCAGCTTGTGTCCAAGCGTGCTTCTGGTGAACTCCCTTCAACTGCTAAGTATTTGAGAGATTTTGTGCTTTCTCATCCTGATTACAAGCACGACAGTATCGTTTCCGAACGGATCAACTATGACTTAATCAAGTTGGCTGATAGAATCGGCAACTATGATCATGAGTTACTTCCAGGATTCTTTGGTAAAGAGATCTCCGATTGGCTGTTTAGGCGTGGATATTAAGAAGGTGCAATTAACCCGACCCTTGAATTTAGACTTTTATAGACACCGACATTGATAATCATACTCTCGTACAGTAATCTCAACCCCCTGCATTCGCTTTTAGGGAAACAAGAAAACACCAGTgcaatttctttctttatttggTGGccatcttttcaatcaaattATCGTTTTTATCGTGCTTTAGTTTCACAATTCCAAAACCGTCATAAACTTCTTTAAACTGTCTGATTCCTTCTTCGGTTAGCGGCAATGATATGAATTGCACCTCAGACTTTCGAACAACTTCATCTTTGGTTAGTTGAACTCTTAGACATGTAGCATCACAATTCTCTTTTATATCCACTCGCCATTGCTTGTACTTATCTCTCTGTGACATCCACAACAAATGGTCTTTTGTGCTTGAGATATAACGATCTAACCCTTCGCCCACTATCACTATTTTATGCGACACCCCTTGAAGggaatcttcaagataaATATCTAAAACTGAATGAATGTCAAACTCGCAATTAACGACATCGAAGCCCTTGATTTCAATAGGAGTATCGCAAATTGCATACATTTTCCTAACGATTCCCTGATGCTTGTCAATACAATTTTCAATCAATAGCCTTCTTCTCCTATTCCTAAAGTACTTCTTTTTACTTTCATTATGTTTCTTCAAACCAGTTTGAACTCTTCCAGAGAGTAATTCAGCAACCTTCTGCTTGGTTTCATCCAATTCATCTAATAGTTTCACTCTTCTcaccttcaattccttgaATTTGTCATCCAGAGATCCTCTGAATTCGCCGAGCTGATCCACTTCCGTTGCCAAAATCCGATTTTGCTTGCGAATTCGATCAACTTCACCTTTGTATTCATCTAAACATTTGTTGGATTTCCTCATTTTCGCTTCCTTATTGTTCAATTCTATCCTTAGATGCAAAATctcatcattatcattCGATTCTTTCAATTGTAACTCGTTTTCAAGCTTTTCAAGCCTCAATTGAATAGTC
The sequence above is a segment of the Brettanomyces nanus chromosome 4, complete sequence genome. Coding sequences within it:
- a CDS encoding uncharacterized protein (BUSCO:EOG09340Q5A), with protein sequence MGLLSQGTPLSWMESRKYNEHVRDNGVEQLINCFRAAKDRSQDPFLWGDEIEYQMIRIDDDAKSAKLALDETEVLINLAENGKGRSNSVNHGVLFHPEYGRFMLEATPLKPYDGRKLSDYSYVEQNMAVRRDVARSEMSDRKVYPITLTAFPNMGCGDFTYPKATTNGPASQSLFLPDEIINKHVRFPTLTANIRIRRGQKVDINIPLYRDVNTVLDQIDPTIPKRDLFPCDAEPFLGAAKPGHIYMDSMGFGMGCCCLQVTMQPSDIYEARFVYDSFVNISPALLSLTSATPILRGHLADQDVRWNVISGAVDDRAPDERGVAALNGHNPRGGIADDVKLQRIPKSRYDSVDQYLGDLRKDSCKTDDPQYTYYSSSFNNINSPINSKVYKNLLDNGFDQQLALHFAHLYIRDPLVIFAEKINQDNTKETDHFENIQSTNWQTLRFKPPTQEAVPGNSSVPGWRVEVRPMEISITDFENAAFGVFTILLARAIIKYKPNFYIPMTKVEKNMRVAHTRDSITEGRFSFRTNGWHGQSQPGKYAELSLDQLFNGYQDFEGLIPITRKYIHETFQASSAKDQDDLEQVEVYFQLVSKRASGELPSTAKYLRDFVLSHPDYKHDSIVSERINYDLIKLADRIGNYDHELLPGFFGKEISDWLFRRGY